A region from the Citrobacter koseri ATCC BAA-895 genome encodes:
- a CDS encoding cation-transporting P-type ATPase has product MTRMPNKNRLHSAPCVEKKPYQQSVNEVLEKKQSQPSGLTQNEASARLAQHGPNALPEKTGKPAWLRFLAHFHDVLIYVLIAAAVLTAVMGHWVDTAVILGVAIINALIGHIQENNAEKSLKSIRNMLSNSAVAIRNGQHETVPTTELVVGDIVVLRAGDRIPADLRVMEAHNLRVEEAILTGESTVVDKTADTLTGELPLGDRKNQLFSGTTISAGAGLGVVIATGEETELGHINQMMTGIEKHRTPLLVQMDKLGKAIFAIIVAMMAGLFVFSLLLRDMPMGELLLSLISLAVAAVPEGLPAIISIILSLGVQTMARKRAIIRKLPTVETLGAMSVICSDKTGTLTMNEMTVKAIITADKNYRVQGNSYEPMGEIHTEESDAAVEILPGSLLENYLRTIDLCNDSQLIQDENGHWGITGGPTEGALKVLAAKARLPAIETELRSKIPFDSQYKYMATHHRIGNEERVLVTGAPDVLFKLCQLQQTATGTEAFTQNHWEAEIARYAKEGLRMVAAAWKPGRAEAASLTHECLNDGLIFLGIAGMMDPPRPEAIDAIQACQQAGIRVKMITGDHPQTAMSIGGMLGIHNSTHAVTGYELEQMDDAALAEAAVTYDIFARTSPEHKLRLVKALQNKGEIVGMTGDGVNDAPALKQADVGIAMGIKGTEVTKEAADMVLTDDNFATIASAVQEGRRVYDNLKKTILFIMPTNLAQGLLIIIALLAGNLIPLTPVLILWMNMATSATLSFGLAFEAGERNIMRRPPRQSNENVMDAFAIWRVGFVGTLIAACAFALEAWLQPRGHSPEFIRTVLLQTLVTAQWVYMLNCRVSDGFSLERGLLMNKGIWMVSGILLLLQMAIIYMPFMQMLFGTEALPLRYWGITFAIGAVLFCIVEIEKPLTRKFRRK; this is encoded by the coding sequence TTGACCAGAATGCCGAATAAAAATCGTCTCCATTCTGCGCCATGCGTTGAAAAAAAACCGTACCAGCAATCTGTTAACGAGGTACTTGAAAAAAAGCAGAGTCAGCCTTCCGGGCTGACGCAAAATGAAGCCAGCGCGCGCCTCGCGCAGCATGGGCCTAACGCGCTGCCAGAAAAAACAGGCAAACCGGCATGGCTACGTTTCCTGGCGCATTTCCACGATGTTCTGATTTATGTCCTGATCGCTGCGGCGGTGCTGACTGCGGTCATGGGTCATTGGGTGGATACGGCCGTCATTTTGGGTGTTGCCATTATCAACGCGCTGATTGGCCACATTCAGGAAAATAACGCGGAAAAGTCGCTGAAAAGCATCCGCAATATGCTGTCGAACTCAGCGGTCGCTATCCGCAACGGTCAACATGAAACCGTCCCCACAACCGAACTGGTGGTGGGCGATATCGTCGTGCTGCGCGCAGGCGATCGCATCCCGGCAGATCTTCGCGTTATGGAAGCCCATAACCTGCGGGTTGAAGAGGCCATCCTGACGGGCGAGTCCACCGTTGTCGATAAAACAGCCGACACCCTTACCGGCGAACTGCCGTTAGGCGATCGTAAAAATCAGCTGTTCTCCGGCACCACCATCAGCGCAGGCGCCGGGCTGGGCGTGGTTATCGCCACCGGTGAAGAGACTGAACTCGGCCACATCAACCAGATGATGACGGGCATTGAGAAGCACCGTACCCCGCTGCTGGTTCAGATGGATAAACTCGGCAAAGCCATTTTCGCCATTATCGTCGCCATGATGGCAGGACTATTTGTGTTCAGCCTGCTGCTGCGCGATATGCCGATGGGCGAACTGCTGCTTTCTCTGATTAGCCTTGCCGTCGCGGCCGTACCGGAAGGGCTACCCGCGATCATCTCGATTATTCTGTCGCTCGGCGTACAGACGATGGCCCGCAAACGCGCCATTATCCGCAAGCTGCCGACGGTCGAAACGCTGGGTGCGATGTCCGTGATCTGTTCCGATAAAACGGGCACCCTGACCATGAATGAGATGACGGTAAAAGCCATTATTACGGCGGACAAAAATTATCGCGTTCAGGGCAACAGCTATGAGCCAATGGGCGAGATCCATACTGAGGAGAGCGACGCTGCGGTAGAGATCCTGCCCGGCAGCCTGCTGGAGAACTACCTTCGCACTATCGACCTGTGTAATGACAGCCAATTGATTCAGGACGAAAACGGTCACTGGGGCATCACCGGCGGGCCAACGGAAGGGGCCTTAAAAGTGCTGGCGGCAAAAGCGCGCCTTCCCGCCATTGAAACTGAACTGCGCAGCAAAATCCCGTTCGATTCGCAGTACAAATACATGGCGACGCACCATCGCATTGGAAATGAAGAGCGCGTACTGGTGACCGGCGCGCCAGATGTGTTGTTTAAACTGTGCCAGCTACAGCAAACCGCTACCGGTACTGAAGCCTTTACGCAAAATCACTGGGAAGCGGAGATCGCGCGCTATGCGAAAGAAGGTCTGCGCATGGTTGCGGCAGCCTGGAAGCCAGGGCGTGCAGAAGCCGCCTCTCTCACCCATGAGTGCCTGAATGACGGCCTGATCTTCCTGGGCATCGCAGGCATGATGGACCCGCCGCGTCCAGAGGCCATTGACGCAATCCAAGCCTGCCAGCAGGCGGGGATTCGCGTGAAGATGATCACCGGCGATCACCCGCAAACGGCCATGAGTATCGGCGGCATGCTGGGGATTCATAACAGCACCCACGCGGTAACGGGCTACGAACTGGAGCAGATGGACGATGCGGCATTAGCTGAAGCCGCTGTCACCTACGACATCTTTGCCCGCACCAGCCCCGAACATAAACTGCGTCTGGTGAAGGCGCTGCAAAACAAAGGCGAGATTGTCGGTATGACCGGCGACGGAGTCAACGACGCCCCCGCGCTGAAGCAGGCGGACGTCGGTATCGCGATGGGCATCAAAGGCACGGAAGTGACAAAAGAAGCCGCTGACATGGTACTGACGGACGACAACTTCGCCACCATCGCCAGCGCCGTACAGGAGGGGCGTCGCGTTTACGACAACCTGAAGAAAACGATTCTGTTCATCATGCCCACCAACCTGGCACAGGGTCTGCTGATCATCATTGCCCTGTTGGCTGGGAACCTGATCCCGCTCACGCCGGTACTGATTCTGTGGATGAACATGGCGACCTCCGCCACGCTGTCGTTCGGGCTGGCATTTGAAGCCGGTGAGCGCAACATCATGCGACGCCCGCCACGCCAGAGTAATGAGAACGTCATGGATGCCTTTGCTATCTGGCGCGTCGGTTTTGTCGGAACATTAATTGCGGCCTGCGCCTTTGCGCTGGAAGCCTGGTTGCAGCCTCGCGGCCACAGCCCGGAGTTTATCCGTACCGTGCTGTTGCAGACGCTGGTCACCGCACAGTGGGTATATATGCTCAACTGCCGGGTTTCGGATGGTTTCTCGCTGGAACGCGGGCTGCTGATGAATAAAGGCATCTGGATGGTCAGCGGCATTCTGTTGCTGTTACAAATGGCGATTATCTATATGCCTTTCATGCAGATGCTGTTTGGCACGGAAGCGCTGCCGCTGCGTTACTGGGGCATAACCTTCGCTATCGGCGCAGTGCTGTTCTGCATTGTGGAGATAGAGAAACCGCTCACCCGTAAATTCCGCCGGAAATAG
- the uvrA gene encoding excinuclease ABC subunit UvrA, with amino-acid sequence MDKIEVRGARTHNLKNINLVIPRDKLIVVTGLSGSGKSSLAFDTLYAEGQRRYVESLSAYARQFLSLMEKPDVDHIEGLSPAISIEQKSTSHNPRSTVGTITEIHDYLRLLFARVGEPRCPDHDVPLAAQTVSQMVDNVLSQPEGKRLMLLAPIIKERKGEHAKTLENLASQGYIRARIDGEVCDLSDPPKLELQKKHTIEVVIDRFKVRSDLSQRLAESFETALELSGGTAIVADMDDTKAEELLFSANFACPICGYSMRELEPRLFSFNNPAGACPTCDGLGVQQYFDPDRVIQNPELSLAGGAIRGWDRRNFYYFQMLKSLAEHYKFDVEAPWGSLSQNVHKVVLYGSGKESIEFKYINDRGDTSVRRHPFEGVLHNMERRYKETESSAVREELAKFISNRPCASCEGTRLRREARHVFVENTPLPAISDMSIGHAMDFFNNLKLAGQRAKIAEKILKEIGDRLKFLVNVGLNYLTLSRSAETLSGGEAQRIRLASQIGAGLVGVMYVLDEPSIGLHQRDNERLLGTLIHLRNLGNTVIVVEHDEDAIRAADHVIDIGPGAGVHGGQVVAEGPLEAIMAVPESLTGQYMSGKRKIEVPKQRVPANPEKVLKLTGARGNNLKDVTLTLPVGLFTCITGVSGSGKSTLINDTLFPIAQRQLNGATIAEPAPYRDIQGLEHFDKVIDIDQSPIGRTPRSNPATYTGVFTPVRELFAGVPESRSRGYTPGRFSFNVRGGRCEACQGDGVIKVEMHFLPDIYVPCDQCKGKRYNRETLEIKYKGKTIHEVLDMTIEEAREFFDAVPALARKLQTLMDVGLTYIRLGQSATTLSGGEAQRVKLARELSKRGTGQTLYILDEPTTGLHFADIQQLLDVLHQLRDQGNTIVVIEHNLDVIKTADWIVDLGPEGGSGGGEILVSGTPETVAECEASHTARFLKPML; translated from the coding sequence ATGGATAAGATCGAAGTTCGGGGCGCCCGCACCCATAATCTCAAAAACATCAACCTCGTCATCCCGCGCGACAAACTGATTGTCGTCACCGGGCTTTCGGGTTCTGGCAAATCCTCGCTCGCTTTTGACACCTTGTATGCCGAAGGGCAGCGTCGTTACGTTGAATCCCTTTCCGCATATGCGCGTCAGTTTCTGTCTTTGATGGAAAAACCAGATGTCGACCATATTGAGGGGCTGTCGCCCGCTATCTCAATTGAGCAGAAATCGACATCCCATAACCCGCGCTCTACGGTAGGTACAATTACCGAAATACATGACTATCTGCGTCTGCTGTTCGCCCGCGTGGGTGAACCGCGCTGCCCGGATCATGACGTCCCGCTGGCGGCGCAAACCGTCAGCCAGATGGTGGATAACGTGCTGTCTCAGCCGGAAGGCAAACGCCTGATGCTGCTGGCGCCCATTATTAAAGAGCGCAAAGGCGAGCACGCCAAAACGCTGGAAAACCTGGCCAGCCAAGGCTACATCCGCGCCCGTATTGATGGCGAGGTCTGCGATCTCTCCGATCCGCCGAAGCTGGAGCTGCAAAAGAAACACACCATTGAGGTCGTGATCGATCGTTTCAAAGTCCGTAGCGATCTGTCCCAGCGCCTGGCGGAATCTTTTGAAACCGCGCTGGAACTCTCCGGCGGCACCGCGATCGTCGCGGATATGGACGATACGAAAGCGGAAGAGCTGCTCTTCTCCGCCAACTTCGCCTGCCCAATTTGCGGCTACAGTATGCGCGAGCTGGAACCGCGTCTGTTCTCGTTCAACAACCCGGCGGGAGCCTGCCCGACCTGCGACGGCCTCGGCGTACAGCAATATTTCGATCCCGATCGCGTGATCCAGAACCCGGAGCTTTCTCTGGCTGGCGGCGCGATTCGCGGCTGGGATCGCCGTAACTTCTATTACTTCCAGATGCTGAAATCGCTGGCGGAACACTATAAGTTCGACGTGGAAGCTCCGTGGGGAAGTCTGAGTCAGAATGTGCATAAAGTCGTTCTGTACGGTTCCGGCAAAGAGAGCATCGAGTTCAAATACATCAACGATCGTGGCGACACCTCCGTGCGTCGCCATCCGTTCGAAGGCGTGCTGCACAACATGGAGCGCCGTTACAAAGAGACGGAGTCCAGCGCGGTACGTGAAGAGTTAGCTAAATTCATCAGCAACCGTCCGTGCGCCAGTTGTGAAGGCACGCGTCTGCGCCGTGAAGCACGTCATGTCTTCGTCGAGAATACTCCGCTGCCTGCGATCTCCGACATGAGCATCGGCCATGCGATGGACTTCTTCAACAATCTCAAGCTCGCAGGCCAGCGTGCAAAGATTGCGGAGAAGATCCTCAAGGAGATTGGCGACCGCCTCAAGTTCCTGGTAAACGTCGGCCTCAACTACCTGACGCTGTCCCGTTCGGCAGAGACCTTGTCCGGCGGCGAAGCCCAGCGTATCCGTCTGGCCAGCCAGATTGGCGCGGGGCTGGTAGGCGTGATGTATGTGCTGGATGAGCCGTCTATCGGTCTCCATCAGCGCGATAACGAACGTTTGCTGGGAACGCTGATTCACCTGCGTAATCTCGGCAATACCGTGATTGTGGTGGAGCATGACGAAGACGCCATCCGCGCCGCCGACCATGTGATCGATATCGGCCCCGGCGCTGGCGTACACGGCGGTCAGGTCGTGGCCGAAGGGCCGCTGGAGGCGATTATGGCGGTGCCGGAATCCCTCACCGGCCAGTACATGAGCGGCAAACGCAAGATTGAAGTGCCGAAACAGCGCGTTCCCGCGAACCCGGAGAAAGTGCTGAAGCTGACCGGCGCGCGCGGCAACAACCTGAAAGACGTCACCCTGACGCTGCCGGTTGGCCTGTTTACCTGTATCACCGGCGTATCCGGGTCGGGTAAGTCTACGCTTATCAACGACACACTGTTCCCGATTGCCCAGCGCCAGTTAAACGGGGCGACCATTGCGGAACCTGCGCCGTATCGTGATATTCAGGGGCTGGAGCATTTCGACAAAGTCATCGACATCGACCAGAGTCCGATTGGCCGTACGCCGCGCTCTAACCCGGCAACGTATACCGGCGTGTTTACGCCCGTACGTGAGCTGTTCGCTGGCGTGCCGGAATCACGCTCACGCGGCTATACGCCGGGACGTTTCAGCTTTAACGTGCGCGGCGGGCGTTGCGAAGCCTGTCAGGGCGACGGCGTCATCAAGGTTGAAATGCACTTCCTGCCGGATATTTACGTACCGTGCGACCAGTGCAAAGGCAAGCGCTATAACCGCGAAACGCTGGAGATTAAGTACAAGGGCAAGACTATCCACGAAGTGCTGGATATGACCATCGAAGAAGCGCGCGAATTTTTTGACGCCGTTCCGGCGCTGGCGCGTAAGCTGCAAACGTTGATGGACGTGGGTCTGACCTACATCCGTCTCGGTCAGTCCGCCACCACGCTCTCCGGCGGTGAAGCACAGCGCGTGAAGCTGGCGCGTGAATTGTCGAAACGCGGCACCGGGCAGACGCTGTACATTCTGGATGAACCGACCACTGGTCTGCATTTTGCCGATATTCAGCAACTGCTGGACGTGCTGCACCAGTTGCGCGACCAAGGCAACACCATTGTGGTGATTGAGCACAACCTGGACGTCATTAAGACGGCGGACTGGATTGTCGATCTCGGCCCGGAAGGCGGCAGCGGCGGCGGCGAAATTCTTGTTTCCGGGACGCCGGAGACGGTCGCAGAGTGTGAAGCGTCACATACTGCCCGTTTCCTCAAGCCAATGCTGTAA
- a CDS encoding sigma-54-dependent transcriptional regulator codes for MSNNITIIYIEDSDDVRFACEQTLILAGYHVISFPDAEQSLPTIQHQTNIIVLTDLRLPGLSGLDLLNQIIKIDAEIPVILITGHGDVEMAVEAMRNGAWDFIEKPCSSEKLLSIIARAAEKRRLVVENKQLLSRLQQEKGPLLIGRSPQMQKLRQMVINVADTDADVLICGETGSGKEVVARMLHHGSTRSNGQFVALNCAGLPETLFESEIFGHEPGAFTGAMKRRIGKIEHASGGTLFLDEIEGMPLGMQVKLLRVLQERIIERLGSNQLIPVNCRVIAATKEDLLRHSEENHFRSDLYYRLNVVNLAIPPLRQRREDIPELFYWFASQAAQKYNRALPDISPMLLAWLQSQSWPGNVRELKHTAERFVLGLMIQHQPVPMTQQEERGLTACIDAFEKKLIEDMLRQTGGQVSLTARLLQLPRKTLYDKLNKHQILPQTYRFTE; via the coding sequence ATGAGCAATAACATCACCATTATTTATATTGAGGACAGCGACGACGTACGTTTCGCCTGCGAACAGACGCTAATACTGGCGGGATATCATGTTATTTCGTTCCCCGATGCGGAGCAAAGTTTACCAACAATTCAGCATCAGACCAATATTATTGTTCTCACTGATTTGCGTCTGCCGGGATTATCTGGACTGGATTTACTCAATCAAATTATTAAGATCGATGCCGAAATTCCGGTAATTTTAATTACCGGTCATGGCGATGTTGAAATGGCAGTGGAAGCTATGCGTAACGGCGCATGGGATTTTATCGAAAAACCCTGTAGCTCGGAAAAACTACTCTCGATTATCGCCCGCGCGGCAGAAAAACGTCGTCTGGTGGTAGAAAACAAACAGCTTCTGAGCCGTTTGCAACAGGAAAAGGGGCCGCTGTTGATTGGTCGTAGCCCGCAAATGCAGAAATTGCGCCAGATGGTTATCAACGTGGCGGATACTGATGCCGATGTTTTAATTTGTGGTGAAACCGGCAGCGGGAAGGAAGTGGTTGCCAGAATGCTGCACCACGGTAGCACTCGTAGCAATGGTCAGTTCGTGGCGCTTAACTGTGCAGGCTTGCCCGAAACCCTGTTTGAAAGCGAGATATTCGGCCATGAACCCGGCGCGTTCACCGGCGCAATGAAACGACGGATTGGAAAAATCGAACATGCCAGCGGCGGTACGCTATTTCTTGATGAAATTGAAGGTATGCCTCTGGGAATGCAGGTAAAACTGCTTCGCGTTTTACAAGAGCGCATAATTGAAAGACTGGGTTCAAATCAGTTGATTCCCGTCAATTGCCGCGTGATTGCCGCCACAAAAGAGGATTTGTTACGCCATAGCGAGGAAAATCACTTCCGTTCCGATCTTTATTACCGTCTCAACGTTGTTAATCTGGCCATTCCGCCACTGCGCCAGCGACGCGAAGACATTCCCGAACTTTTTTACTGGTTTGCCAGTCAGGCGGCGCAAAAATATAACCGGGCGTTGCCGGATATCTCCCCTATGCTCCTCGCCTGGCTGCAATCACAAAGCTGGCCCGGCAACGTGCGGGAACTAAAACACACCGCCGAGCGTTTTGTTCTGGGATTAATGATTCAGCACCAGCCCGTTCCTATGACGCAACAAGAGGAACGTGGCCTGACGGCCTGTATCGACGCCTTTGAAAAAAAACTGATTGAAGATATGCTGCGGCAAACCGGCGGTCAGGTCAGTTTGACTGCGCGGCTGTTACAATTACCGCGCAAGACGTTATATGACAAGCTGAATAAACACCAGATTCTGCCGCAGACCTACCGGTTTACGGAGTAG
- the ssb1 gene encoding single-stranded DNA-binding protein SSB1: MASRGVNKVILVGNLGQDPEVRYMPNGGAVANITLATSESWRDKQTGEMKEQTEWHRVVLFGKLAEVASEYLRKGSQVYIEGQLRTRKWTDQSGQDKYTTEVVVNVGGTMQMLGGRQGGGVPAGGNMGGGQQQGGWGQPQQPQGGNQFSGGAQSRPQQQSAPAPSNEPPMDFDDDIPF, from the coding sequence ATGGCCAGCAGAGGCGTAAACAAGGTGATTCTCGTCGGTAATCTGGGCCAGGACCCGGAAGTACGCTACATGCCAAATGGTGGCGCAGTTGCCAACATTACGCTGGCTACTTCCGAATCCTGGCGTGATAAGCAGACCGGTGAGATGAAAGAGCAGACGGAATGGCACCGCGTTGTGCTGTTCGGCAAACTGGCGGAAGTGGCCAGCGAATATCTGCGTAAAGGTTCTCAGGTTTACATTGAAGGTCAGCTGCGTACCCGTAAATGGACCGATCAGTCCGGTCAGGACAAATACACCACTGAAGTGGTGGTTAACGTTGGCGGCACCATGCAGATGCTGGGTGGCCGTCAGGGCGGCGGCGTTCCGGCTGGCGGCAATATGGGCGGCGGTCAGCAGCAGGGCGGTTGGGGTCAGCCTCAGCAACCGCAGGGCGGCAACCAGTTCAGCGGCGGCGCGCAGTCCCGTCCGCAGCAACAATCCGCTCCGGCACCGTCTAACGAACCGCCAATGGATTTCGACGACGACATCCCGTTCTGA
- a CDS encoding MmcQ/YjbR family DNA-binding protein: MTNSELLQYCMAKTGAEQSVHSDWKATQIKVEDVLFAMVKEVENRPAVSLKTSPELAELLRQQHSDVRPSRHLNKAHWSTVYLDGSLPDSQIYYLVDASYQLAVSTLPEDKRKLLVQP; encoded by the coding sequence ATGACCAATTCGGAGTTACTGCAATATTGCATGGCAAAAACAGGCGCGGAACAGAGCGTTCACAGTGACTGGAAAGCCACACAAATCAAGGTTGAAGATGTGCTTTTTGCCATGGTGAAAGAAGTGGAAAATCGCCCGGCGGTATCTTTGAAAACCAGCCCTGAACTGGCGGAGTTGCTGCGCCAGCAACACAGCGATGTGCGACCAAGCCGACATCTTAATAAAGCGCACTGGAGCACCGTCTACCTGGACGGTTCGCTACCGGATTCGCAAATCTATTATCTGGTGGATGCCTCTTATCAACTGGCGGTAAGTACTCTGCCGGAGGACAAGCGTAAGCTGTTGGTGCAGCCGTGA
- a CDS encoding ATP-binding protein: MVISNIYCIEGRWRYRIANIFLLVFLLTVSGFFLHERFIGLSGTDKMRLDMYKSTLNSTIEQYNILPYMLSTDNIIRRSLIDENGAQKYSINEKIEHLNRNLKTAAIFILDAQGKAIASSNWKEVGSYVGQNYSYRPYFKQAMAGQNGKFYGIGSTTNTPGFFLSTGIKENNKIIGVVVVKISLNEIEKAWSEGPENIIVTDEHSIIFLSSRTQWKMKSLQPLPIDIMKKLQSTRQYSINNLKPADYYPCFKLGRFIFLINDTHQSCLIPGFYSQSVTIPEFNWEMIIIMPLENIYWTLSVTFTIAIVIYLLVLTFINYWRMRLKTQKLLAQTNETLEKQVKERTLELESINKKLVQEMKERSQAEQVLQLTRSELAESSKLAALGQMATEIAHEQNQPLAALHALTDNARIMLTKGMYSQVDQNLKYTISVIERMTQLISELKAFASRHRVPKGSADVIKVMYRAIELLNHSMEKNHVERRIKASSTPLFVGCDELGLEQIFSNLISNALDAMENGANKRLDIALCRVDQQIIITLKDTGPGFSPQAIDRIFEPFFTTKRRGMGLGLAIVSEIVRNSNGTIRADNHPEGGAMITLTWKEWRGDHNENEQ; the protein is encoded by the coding sequence ATGGTAATTTCAAACATATATTGCATTGAGGGTAGGTGGCGTTACAGAATTGCGAATATTTTTCTGTTAGTTTTCTTATTAACTGTTTCTGGCTTCTTTTTGCATGAACGATTTATCGGATTATCAGGCACTGATAAAATGCGTCTTGATATGTATAAGTCAACACTTAATTCAACCATCGAACAATATAATATTTTACCTTATATGCTATCGACAGATAACATAATAAGACGCTCCTTAATTGATGAAAATGGCGCGCAAAAATATTCTATTAATGAAAAAATAGAACATCTTAACCGCAATCTAAAAACTGCGGCCATATTCATTCTTGATGCCCAGGGTAAAGCGATTGCATCAAGCAACTGGAAAGAGGTCGGCAGTTACGTCGGGCAAAATTACAGTTATCGTCCTTATTTTAAACAAGCTATGGCAGGACAGAATGGAAAATTCTATGGCATCGGTAGCACGACTAACACACCTGGATTTTTTCTCTCTACCGGGATAAAGGAAAACAATAAAATTATCGGCGTTGTGGTTGTAAAAATCAGTCTGAATGAGATTGAAAAAGCCTGGTCGGAAGGACCGGAAAATATTATTGTAACCGATGAACACAGTATTATATTTTTAAGTTCCAGAACCCAATGGAAGATGAAGTCACTGCAACCACTTCCCATCGACATAATGAAAAAATTACAATCTACACGACAATACAGTATCAATAACCTTAAACCCGCCGATTACTATCCTTGTTTTAAATTAGGCCGTTTTATTTTTCTAATAAATGACACACATCAGTCTTGTCTTATCCCTGGATTTTATTCTCAAAGCGTCACCATCCCTGAATTTAACTGGGAAATGATAATTATTATGCCACTAGAGAATATTTACTGGACGCTGAGTGTAACCTTCACAATCGCCATTGTGATCTATTTGCTGGTGTTAACATTTATAAATTACTGGCGTATGCGTTTAAAAACCCAGAAATTGCTGGCGCAAACAAATGAAACGCTGGAAAAACAGGTCAAAGAACGTACCCTGGAATTAGAGTCAATCAACAAAAAACTGGTCCAGGAAATGAAAGAGCGCAGTCAGGCGGAACAAGTTCTGCAGCTGACCCGTAGCGAACTTGCAGAATCCAGTAAACTTGCCGCTCTGGGGCAAATGGCGACTGAGATCGCTCATGAGCAGAACCAACCGCTGGCTGCACTCCATGCCTTAACTGACAATGCGCGTATTATGCTGACCAAGGGAATGTATTCCCAGGTTGATCAGAACCTTAAATATACAATCTCTGTAATTGAAAGAATGACGCAGCTAATTTCCGAACTTAAAGCATTTGCTTCCCGTCATCGGGTACCAAAAGGATCAGCCGATGTTATCAAAGTTATGTACCGAGCGATTGAGCTGCTTAATCATAGTATGGAAAAAAATCATGTTGAGCGGCGAATCAAAGCCTCCTCGACGCCGCTTTTTGTTGGTTGTGATGAACTGGGTCTCGAACAAATATTTAGCAATCTTATTTCTAACGCGCTTGATGCAATGGAGAACGGGGCGAATAAACGACTGGACATTGCTCTGTGTCGCGTGGATCAGCAGATTATTATCACACTTAAAGATACGGGGCCCGGTTTTTCTCCACAAGCAATAGACCGTATATTTGAACCCTTTTTCACGACTAAACGCAGAGGAATGGGGTTAGGTCTGGCAATCGTAAGTGAAATTGTCAGGAATTCCAATGGAACAATCCGTGCAGATAACCACCCGGAAGGTGGCGCAATGATTACATTAACATGGAAAGAGTGGCGAGGAGATCATAACGAAAATGAGCAATAA
- a CDS encoding universal stress protein: protein MNKVILMPVDILAMDLSDKAIAYADHMVDKENGVIHLLHVFPKLGTSPMRGFASDIRKYEEYMTNDAQEKMLNLARKFKTPLENIRFEVRHGNIRDEVNNAVEAHNAEMIIIGSRKPGIATHLLGSAAANILRYAKIPVMVIR from the coding sequence ATGAATAAAGTCATTTTAATGCCCGTTGATATTCTGGCGATGGATCTTTCTGACAAAGCCATTGCCTACGCTGATCATATGGTGGACAAAGAAAACGGCGTGATCCATCTGCTGCATGTGTTCCCTAAACTGGGTACCTCCCCAATGCGTGGTTTTGCCTCGGATATCAGAAAATACGAGGAATACATGACGAATGATGCGCAAGAGAAAATGCTTAACCTTGCGAGAAAATTCAAAACGCCGTTGGAGAATATTCGTTTTGAAGTCCGTCATGGCAATATTCGTGATGAAGTAAATAACGCGGTAGAAGCGCATAACGCCGAGATGATTATCATCGGTTCGCGCAAGCCGGGTATTGCAACGCATTTGCTCGGTTCGGCTGCGGCGAATATTTTGCGATACGCGAAAATTCCGGTGATGGTCATTCGTTAA
- the aphA gene encoding acid phosphatase AphA, whose amino-acid sequence MRKITLALSAFCLLFTLNNSAIALASSPSPLNPGTNVAKLAEQSPIHWVSVAQIENSLAGRPPIAVGFDIDDTVLFSSPGFWRGKKVYSPESEDYLKNPAFWEKMNNGWDEFSIPKEVARLLIDMHVRRGDSIFFVTGRSQTKTETVSKTLADDFHIPAANMNPVIFAGDKPGQNTKTQWLQEKNIRIFYGDSDNDITAARDAGIRGIRILRASNSTYKPLPQAGAFGEEVIVNSEY is encoded by the coding sequence ATGCGCAAGATAACCCTGGCCTTGAGCGCCTTTTGTTTACTTTTCACGTTAAATAATTCAGCAATCGCCCTGGCGTCCTCGCCGTCGCCGCTAAATCCTGGCACCAATGTTGCGAAACTCGCCGAGCAGTCTCCCATCCACTGGGTTTCTGTCGCGCAGATCGAAAATAGCCTGGCGGGTCGTCCTCCCATTGCTGTCGGGTTTGATATTGATGACACCGTGCTGTTTTCCAGCCCTGGCTTCTGGCGCGGCAAAAAAGTCTATTCGCCAGAAAGCGAGGATTATCTGAAAAATCCGGCATTCTGGGAGAAGATGAACAACGGCTGGGATGAGTTCAGCATTCCGAAAGAGGTGGCGCGCCTGCTCATCGATATGCACGTCCGGCGTGGCGACAGCATCTTTTTTGTCACGGGGCGGAGCCAGACGAAAACCGAAACCGTCTCGAAAACGCTGGCTGATGATTTCCACATTCCCGCAGCCAATATGAATCCTGTGATTTTTGCAGGCGACAAGCCGGGCCAGAACACCAAAACGCAGTGGCTACAGGAGAAAAATATCCGCATCTTCTACGGCGACTCCGACAATGACATTACGGCAGCCCGTGACGCGGGCATTCGTGGCATCCGCATCCTGCGCGCCTCCAACTCTACCTATAAACCGTTGCCGCAGGCCGGCGCGTTTGGGGAAGAGGTGATTGTGAACTCGGAATATTAA